The following proteins are co-located in the Microbacterium sp. SORGH_AS_0888 genome:
- a CDS encoding SpaA isopeptide-forming pilin-related protein encodes MAVLSGIGLVALPSVASAAGPAGVEDCDFGTGGPSADTVCWLRFPDFQPLSAAQVTAGSSENQTVRLGDYTLTFTLTASPGAQGASGVRTSGLPTWDGGVLGNTIDGVPYYSGLQADDYAFYQDQSADLTGGQYNERDTITLSNITMTGPGGVVLDAGWSMVIADAETTSNYEGFVWKSDKPLQQFFSLVPSGYKDVCTGDPAILAGELSGLGTNTVTCRGGNFGDSTGAGYNPNRGILAVQSEAPQQISSTFIDDYGTSRQGVAFGVVFSEVSVEKTVVSRYSAADQFTVSMSTSGRSIASASTSGADTSTGTGKHPLITSTSGSQVSFTEQGIGSTALSHYSISWACTDDGAQIPSSDLVVSDGGATVTANVAAGHYVDCNVSNTALLGSVQWSKTDGSSLLSGSQWTLTGPDGYSANITDDSAPDEDPAGGVLRVGSLPWGDYTLTETQAPSGYLIGTASTRTFSISGNATTVDLGGIVNRAAVPGMHVKKTSDPASGQTVRPGEQITYQVVVQNTGNVDLTPAKLTDDLSDVLDNASYVEGSATATINGASAASPVVNGTTLTWSDALKVGQTATLTYVVTVSPHVTADDKLVNVVVGSADVPPGVTPPTSNCVPGTTDPDCTTTHTPVVQTAQKLAITGLDDSWRPLVLGGSAAMLIGVLLLASYRRFRRS; translated from the coding sequence GTGGCCGTGCTGTCCGGCATCGGTCTCGTGGCGCTCCCCTCCGTTGCCTCTGCGGCGGGCCCGGCAGGCGTCGAAGATTGCGACTTCGGCACGGGCGGCCCGTCGGCCGATACCGTGTGTTGGCTGCGCTTTCCCGACTTCCAGCCTTTGTCCGCCGCGCAGGTGACGGCCGGTTCTTCGGAGAACCAGACAGTTCGGCTGGGTGACTACACCCTGACGTTCACGTTGACGGCTTCTCCGGGAGCGCAGGGCGCGAGCGGTGTGCGGACTTCGGGTCTTCCGACGTGGGATGGCGGCGTGCTGGGCAACACGATCGACGGGGTCCCGTATTACTCCGGGCTTCAGGCAGACGACTATGCCTTCTACCAGGACCAATCCGCGGACCTCACCGGGGGCCAGTACAACGAACGCGACACCATCACCCTCAGCAACATCACCATGACCGGGCCGGGCGGCGTGGTACTCGACGCTGGCTGGTCGATGGTGATCGCGGACGCCGAGACGACGTCGAACTACGAGGGCTTCGTCTGGAAGTCGGACAAGCCGCTGCAACAGTTCTTCTCTCTCGTCCCGTCCGGCTACAAGGATGTGTGCACGGGCGATCCCGCTATCCTCGCGGGTGAGCTCTCTGGTCTTGGGACGAACACCGTGACCTGCCGTGGTGGAAACTTCGGTGACTCCACCGGAGCGGGGTACAACCCGAACCGCGGCATTCTTGCGGTGCAGTCGGAGGCCCCGCAGCAGATCTCTTCGACGTTTATCGACGACTACGGCACGAGCAGGCAAGGTGTGGCTTTCGGCGTCGTCTTCTCGGAGGTCTCCGTGGAGAAGACCGTCGTCTCCCGCTACTCCGCGGCCGACCAGTTCACCGTGTCGATGAGCACTTCCGGACGCAGCATCGCGAGCGCATCGACCTCGGGAGCAGACACCTCGACCGGGACCGGGAAGCATCCCCTGATCACGTCGACCAGCGGATCACAGGTGAGCTTCACCGAGCAGGGCATCGGGTCCACGGCCCTATCGCACTACTCGATCTCCTGGGCCTGCACCGACGATGGCGCTCAGATCCCCAGCAGCGACCTCGTCGTGAGCGACGGGGGCGCGACCGTCACGGCCAACGTCGCCGCGGGGCACTACGTCGACTGCAACGTCAGCAACACTGCCCTCCTCGGATCCGTTCAGTGGTCCAAGACCGACGGCTCTTCGCTGCTCTCCGGCTCACAGTGGACGCTGACGGGACCTGACGGCTACTCCGCGAACATCACCGACGACAGCGCACCGGACGAAGACCCCGCCGGGGGCGTTCTGCGCGTCGGAAGCCTGCCCTGGGGCGACTACACGCTGACGGAGACCCAGGCCCCGTCCGGATACCTCATCGGAACGGCTTCCACGAGAACCTTCAGCATCAGCGGAAACGCGACGACAGTTGATCTCGGCGGAATCGTCAACCGGGCCGCCGTTCCGGGAATGCACGTGAAGAAGACCTCCGACCCGGCTTCCGGTCAGACGGTGCGCCCCGGCGAGCAGATCACCTACCAGGTCGTGGTGCAGAACACCGGCAACGTGGACCTCACCCCCGCGAAGCTGACCGATGACTTGTCAGACGTCCTCGACAACGCATCGTATGTGGAAGGGTCCGCGACCGCGACGATCAACGGAGCCTCAGCGGCAAGCCCGGTCGTCAACGGAACCACGTTGACCTGGAGCGACGCACTGAAGGTCGGACAGACGGCCACCCTCACCTACGTGGTGACGGTCAGCCCCCACGTGACCGCCGACGACAAACTCGTCAACGTTGTCGTGGGCTCCGCGGACGTGCCCCCCGGCGTGACCCCGCCGACGTCCAACTGCGTCCCGGGCACCACCGATCCTGACTGCACGACAACGCACACTCCCGTCGTCCAAACCGCACAAAAGCTCGCGATCACCGGTCTCGACGACAGTTGGAGGCCACTGGTACTGGGCGGATCGGCTGCGATGCTGATCGGCGTCCTGCTTCTGGCCTCGTATCGACGGTTCCGGCGATCATGA